One Nicotiana tomentosiformis chromosome 1, ASM39032v3, whole genome shotgun sequence genomic window, TGATTGCATAGGCGATCTCATAAtcaatatgcagaccgcatatcggtcgcataattgccgACCAAAACGACCAAAAGAattgcctgtgtatgcggtcactatgcggtccgcataactgctctgcggtcgcataattaccgcataacagttatgcgatcgcatagtcgaccgcagaattgCCTTCAATCtggccctctcctgcctcacttctgcggctattatgcggcccgcagagtgattattcagtcgcataatggaccgcataaacatgTTTTTCCACCAAtatattttctttactttccgatgcattgttcaacccaaaaggtctgagccgcggcgagcaatctcgccgcgaagaatttctttAATACACAAcatgtaaaaccaattcggcaccacgaaatattattttcttttgcaaacttttacggggccttacaagtacgttccttggtgggtgatgaacaGGGTCTTCTCCTGGTCTTCTTCCTCCATAAGTATTTGATTATAGCCTGAGTACGCGTCCAAGAAACTCAATAGCTCGTGCCTGGCTATTGCGTCGATGAGTTAGTCGATGTGGGGTAATAGGAACAAATCCTttggacatgctttgtttaagtctgtgaaatccacgcacatccgccattttccatttttctttttgaccatcactATGTTAGCGATCCACTTAGGGTACTTCGACTCTCTGATGGTGCCATTCTCTAATAGTTTCTCCATCTCTTCGCGGATTGCATCATTGATGGCAGGGTTGAATTTACGCCTGACCTTCCTTCCTGTTGGGTAGAGCGGGTCGATGTTTAATTTGTGTGTGGAAATTTCCTTTGGGATtcctggcatatctgcatggctgaaggCAAACAAATTTGCATTAGTTATTAAGAATTGACTAAATTTACCTGGTTCTTGTAGCCAATGTAGGCCTTTTTGCTACGGTCATTGAGGTCCAATTGAAtagggtcgaggtcttctatggtcgaaTCTGCATCGTTGACCATTTCGGGATCCAAGATGACGTCCCTGGTCTCTCCTTGCGTCGACCTCGGtcctgttgattgctatgcctctttttcctTGTCTTTTTTTTGTTGGGTTGCCATGCTTTCTAAGGCAATGCGGTAGCATTCCCGGGACGTAAGCTGCTCTCCgcgtatgctgaatattccccatggtgttggaaatttaattacttggtatATGCTGGAGGGGATGGTTCTCAtgggatgtatccatggtcgtcccactaTGGCGTTGTATGCGGTGGCCTAGTTCATGATATGGAATGTCGTCTCTAGAGTTACTCCGCCGGCCAATACGGGGAGCGTAATTTCCCTTGACGTCTGctcaactgcattattaaaatatgttagcatgatgcagcgcgacactatcttatcctcgagtctcATTTGGGTGAGGACTGggggatggataatgcatgcCCCACTTCCATCGTCCACCATGATACGTTTGACATTAGTATCTAAAATGCATAAAGTAATAACGAGGGCATCATTATTAAGGAAAGTCAAACCATCGGCATCGAACTCattgaagatgatactttcttcgagtctgTCGTACCGTTCGCGGGTGATAGATTGCTTGACCTTGTGAGTGGTGGTGAACTTCACACTATTGATAGAGGTGTCGTCactgccgccgatgatcatgttgatagtaCGAGCTGGTGATGGCGGCTTCGGCGGACCTTGGTGTTCACGTCCTCTGATGAAGTTGCTTCTCCCCTTGTCGCTTAAcagctctttgaggtgtccctgcgGTAGCATGTTTATGACTTCTTGTctgagggcgatgcaatcttctgtTTTGTGCCCACGTTCTTGGTGGAACTCATAGAGGGCGTCAAAATTTTTGGTGTTCGGATCAGATCTCATCTTTGGCGACCACTTTACCTTTGTTCCGAGTTTCTCAAGAGCATTGACTATTTCTATAGGTGCACAAAAATTGTAAGTAGATAataaagggggcatacctctctcgttTCAGTGAGTTCCTATCCTTGGTCTGGATGGGCCTTCTTCATAGCAGAGGAAAGGTGCAGCGATCGCCCTGATGTATAGCTAGTGTTCCTTGTTGGGTTGCGAGACCGGGTGATCCTTCCTGATGTTGTCTCTTCGTTCTTTTCTGGATTCGGTTTGTACTGAGATTAGCCGATGGGTTGGTCCGTTGAGGTCGTCCTTGTCTGCTCGGACCTCGGCACAATAAGCATTATGGATTTCGTTccaagtggttggaggatatttcatCAATCGGCTCAACAGTTTTCTAGTCGCTCTTGAACCATCTCCTAAGGATTGCTTGATAGCGAATATGTCATTTACTATTACTTCGACCTTCTTGGCTCCGGCATGGGCAATTAagaacttatcggccatttcctCGAAAGTTTTTATGGAGCGAGCTGATAgctgtgaataccatgttaatgcccctccCGTAAGGGTTTTGCCAAACTTCTTCAGCAAAATAGAGTAcacttgttccttggcgaggtcGTTGTCTTTCACGGCGTGACGTAATGGGTCACATGATCCTAAAGATCGGTCGTTCCGTCGTTTAACCTGAGGTAGGGaggcattttgaaggtctttggtatggcatgtggggttGCATCATCGCTGTATGGCTGCTCTACGAACCTGTCGGCGTTCCTCTTTTGGCAACAACTTAGGAGCGTCCGGTATCTTGTCGACtcgttcttggtgttctttcatcTGGTCTCGGAGTGCTttgttttcattctccatttctccCATCCTCTTTAGAACGGTAGCAAGGACGTTGTCACCTACACTGTTAGTAATATTGTGAGTTATACCTGTCGTCGGAGGGTTTGGTCTGTTGCATTTCCCGTCTGCTTGTTGTATCATGCAAGCTCTTGTGGTTTCTGTAGTTGTGCCTGGAGCGGGCTTGTTGAGCACGCTCGCTAGCGTGTCGGTCAACCATGCTTCGAGGAGCTTTTTCACAGCTGGGGGCATCCATTCTTCTGCGGACATGGAGGCCTCCCTTTTCCAATGGGTTTTGTTATGCTACAATAGGGGGAGGCGACCTCTCGCGCCTGGGGTAAGCGTTGGGTGTCATGTCCTCGCCCACTGTTTCGCAGCTCTCGTTGATAGCGTTCATGAGGTTGCTAGGGAAATCACTTATTATTTTTGTCTTTTctccttggttacctgccatATAGGTTTTTGTACGTACAAAGAAAGAGGATCTTGGTGTTTGTGAGGTTAGTGAATTGTGTTATCCATAgatctgatggtaggctataatcccgtattttactcgcttattgcactctaattcactgcactttatttatGTTGAGCCTTAATTAGGcatgttttgcacttattgtatgttttatgtcctgtaggagtgattccgagctatgtagatgttgtggcatgaattcatgctattttggagctttgaagtttgagtaaaagacCAAGGATTAAGTCGGAATCGAGTTCGGAGATCAACGGATGATATTGGAACGAAACGAAGAAACGAGCAGGCATATTGTGCAGTGTCCAGTAACATATACATAACCTTTCGCTCGGAACTCCGTTTGGGTCCACAATATATTattggaaagctatttaaaagagctacaattttcatgtttaacACTTTCCCAAATTCCCAATATATAACCCAGGTGCGCAACCAGGTGCGAGATCGCTCACTGGGCGCGCACTTGGGGCAGAATGGTGTGCAAAGTGCACGACCAGGTGCACGGTCACGTATGCCCTATCCGTAAAAAGCCCTATTTCGCTAagaaagggtagtttcatccggTATTTGTTTTTGGGGTagattaaataccccaaaacaccattttgacagacttttgacataccttagacctagggaAGCTTTGGAGAAGAAGGAGAaacaagagcacaaggatttcatccttccttACTCACTCAAATCCGgttttggattgtatttatgtttttctctacttttatttcatttgtgaagaacttctccatgtctatggagtagaaccttttgagttttgatggatttggtgtattgatggttgtttgtggattataactctatttttatgtatttgaatcatttttggaagatttaattgttgcatctatgttcacttattcttgtaatcgaaagaggcataacttgtgatatatttgcactatattgttagttgaattcatagattcttctaagtaatcgaaagaggctatttgaatccttgattaaacctagttaggaggataattgaaagaggttctcctaaagaccaatccattacgaattcttgcatatcttcaccgagcttaaattggttcatattgtgaggttgagacttaatcgagagaggagattCCACTAAatatttgtactgataattaagtgaattagagagactcacttaaatattagaagtgaattatctagagttagattccgaataattatcttgcacctatcctatcaacccatattttctcccattgataacttcattgcttacctttgttgagattgtcattagtcaatagtttatgTTCTTATTTAGTTTTAATTcttaattgtataaatctccattgttgatcctcctggatagcaatcgagctacgaactacgagaatactgtttaaattcaatccatgtggagataataattatactatactatctttgactagcgagcaaactttaagtgtgtgttttgcgctcgtcaagatctaaaggaaaataaaaatttaactaagaaatccccacagacgtcgctaaattgtttgaccaaaaatataaatcttggttcaaatagtattttaaaaggcattttcgggGCGAGCCGCACCAAAAATGCCTCGAGGCGGTGGtatggggcgaaagtctcaagaggcgtacgcccagcaATTCAGGGTGTTCAGGGCATTTAAGGCACGTTTTTGCAGTGAAgcgtaagccccagagactttttcaaattaaaacaaaatttgttgaataagtccttcatataatacccaaattctcaaaagttagCTTGTAAtaactcaaaagttttaaaaaggaactgaaatgtattaaatttaaaaatcaaaaccttttttattaattaaaaccctaatttatggtctttctcaattctttatcttgtccgctagtctactAATATTTCCCAAAAGTAACAAATattcaatttatttatttttacaaatacaaagaaaacttcattctccttcataacagcaagttcaaagttcaaattgcaggttagtcatcctttttgttcctccatatagaaactttattcttttcgactcaagttacttgtacttgtaagtagcgtataatagattattttgactagtttttttttGGAGATGGAGCACAtctatatagttttcttcaatatttatgcaattttacctatttataaatatttactgtaattatattattttataaaatattaaaaattaaatacccatcgggcttacgccccgtgcctcaGGGCTTGCGACTTGCCGagacatatgtaaaacgcctcgccttacgcccacgccttttaaaacactgggttcaactaattaaatttatacaaatGAGGGTTAATCTTGGTTAATAATAATATCCTAAAGACGAAATTCTTGGCAGTGTGATAAATAGCGCGTAGATCTATTCCAAAAGCTATGACGGTgtacaataattaatatttaagGACCCAAACAGAAGTAATGTAGCATTAAATAGTGATGAACAATAATAAATGATATCAATGGATATTAAATAGAACGAACGAGTCACCCGAGAAAGGATGAAATCAATGGATGTTCTttttgacaatgatgaatgatggaCAAGCCTTTGAATATCCGAGTTATTCTCGGATCCAATGGAAAAGTGTGGACATGAATCTTAGTgaaaatgtaatttttttttgtaagcTTGCAATAAGATTAGATTCTCTCTTTAAAGTCAAAgtatattttacaaatgaatatcattgtatttctttctatttatagTGAACATGCTcctagaaaccctaatagtacaagtgaaGATAATATCCACTATAATATTCTCTTTAATGTCTTATCTTGAAACTGGCCGTTATAACTCTGTCAAAGGTACTCGGCCTCGATCCTTGATGACTCCTCGGCTTCAGCCCTTGCGGATTCTTCGACCACGGCCTTCATCGTTCCTTAGATCACTTCGACTCGTGACGGCCTAGGAATGTTTCACTAAAGTCATTTTGACTTAAGTATTCTAAAGATAGATTTTGACTCATACATTTGGTAATTGAAAAACTCGAATCAATCTCACATATGCACACCCCTCGTGCAAACACACTTTCTTTGGAAATTATATAATGCTGACGGAAAATTCTTAG contains:
- the LOC104112031 gene encoding uncharacterized protein, whose protein sequence is MRSDPNTKNFDALYEFHQERGHKTEDCIALRQEVINMLPQGHLKELLSDKGRSNFIRGREHQGPPKPPSPARTINMIIGGSDDTSINSVKFTTTHKVKQSITRERYDRLEESIIFNEFDADGLTFLNNDALVITLCILDTNVKRIMVDDGSGACIIHPPVLTQMRLEDKIVSRCIMLTYFNNAVEQTSREITLPVLAGGVTLETTFHIMN